In one Neobacillus sp. CF12 genomic region, the following are encoded:
- a CDS encoding aldehyde dehydrogenase family protein, whose translation MKKDLWIGGEYRKPASYMELRNPYNLELLAEIGTADVEDVQSAISAAHQAQTIMAEMPAFERAEILEKVAGSLKQDREECARLIAIEAAKPLKAARAEVDRTIMTYTFAAHEARRIHGETVPMDAAPGGQGRLAFTIREPLGVIAAITPFNFPMNLVAHKVGPAIAAGNSIVLKPASQTPLSAYKIAEYFHSAGLPAGALNVITGSGSKIGDVLLKDERIKMITFTGSPEVGTYIRENSGLKRVTLELGSNSALIVDDGVGLDTVIPRIVNGAFAYQGQVCISIQRIFVHANLFETFVDQFVSETQKLKAGNPLEEDTDISAMITRGDVERTKEWVDEAVNHGAQLRFGGNSEGGIFQPTVLVNVPASEKVSCEEVFAPVVHINTFTEFEEAITLVNDSKFGLQAGIFTNDIHKALRAAKKLEVGGVMINEIPTFRVDQMPYGGVKMSGMGREGIKYAVEEMTELKLISFKTE comes from the coding sequence ATGAAAAAGGATTTGTGGATAGGTGGAGAATATCGAAAACCTGCTTCCTATATGGAACTGAGAAATCCGTATAACTTGGAACTGCTAGCGGAGATCGGGACTGCTGACGTAGAGGATGTCCAGTCAGCAATAAGTGCAGCACATCAGGCTCAAACAATTATGGCAGAAATGCCTGCATTTGAACGGGCCGAAATCCTTGAAAAAGTGGCAGGCTCTCTTAAGCAAGACCGTGAAGAATGTGCGAGATTAATTGCCATTGAGGCAGCAAAACCGCTAAAGGCAGCTAGAGCCGAGGTCGACAGAACCATTATGACCTATACCTTTGCTGCACATGAAGCGAGAAGAATTCATGGTGAAACGGTACCGATGGACGCTGCGCCTGGTGGTCAGGGCAGGCTTGCTTTTACGATTCGGGAACCATTAGGTGTTATTGCCGCGATTACCCCGTTTAATTTCCCTATGAATCTGGTTGCCCATAAAGTGGGTCCGGCGATTGCCGCAGGAAATAGCATTGTCCTAAAGCCAGCAAGTCAAACACCGTTATCAGCTTATAAGATAGCTGAATACTTTCATTCTGCAGGCTTACCTGCAGGAGCCTTAAATGTCATCACTGGCAGCGGAAGTAAAATTGGCGATGTATTACTGAAAGACGAACGGATAAAAATGATTACCTTTACCGGAAGTCCAGAGGTTGGAACCTATATCCGTGAAAACTCTGGTTTAAAACGTGTCACACTGGAGTTAGGATCGAATTCAGCGTTAATTGTTGATGATGGTGTCGGGCTGGATACTGTAATCCCTAGAATTGTAAATGGAGCCTTTGCCTATCAGGGGCAGGTCTGTATTTCAATCCAAAGAATTTTTGTTCATGCGAACCTATTTGAAACCTTTGTTGATCAATTTGTAAGTGAGACCCAAAAGTTAAAAGCAGGGAATCCACTAGAGGAAGATACCGACATTTCTGCGATGATTACACGTGGCGACGTGGAGCGAACGAAAGAGTGGGTAGATGAAGCCGTCAACCATGGGGCACAGTTGAGGTTTGGTGGTAACTCTGAAGGCGGTATCTTTCAGCCGACCGTTTTAGTGAACGTACCTGCCAGCGAAAAGGTAAGTTGTGAAGAAGTTTTTGCACCTGTTGTCCATATCAATACCTTTACAGAATTTGAAGAAGCTATCACACTTGTAAATGATTCTAAATTTGGTTTACAAGCAGGAATCTTCACGAATGATATCCATAAAGCACTTCGAGCAGCAAAAAAACTTGAGGTTGGCGGAGTCATGATTAATGAGATACCTACTTTCCGAGTTGATCAAATGCCTTATGGCGGAGTAAAAATGAGCGGAATGGGACGTGAAGGCATTAAGTATGCAGTGGAAGAAATGACGGAACTTAAGCTAATCAGTTTTAAAACGGAGTAG
- the ablB gene encoding putative beta-lysine N-acetyltransferase: MNQSASTILIEEGNFFLEVYLDPFNKRIRIDDYRGNIHLALEKAEELARTHNAEKLIMKARLEDYLHLYEKGLQPEAIVDRYFLGSDAHFFSKFYSAERKKSDHWLTEDGMIHSIYQLDTSLDKPFPPKEYELKKADEECAGELAGLYRQVFKIYPTPLHDPEYVKKTMKEGTVYYVFFYQGKVVSAASAEVNSFYKNAELTDCATLKEHRKYGLMKILLRELEGELKRQGIFCAYSIARSLSFGMNAVLYQLGYKYRGRFINNCYIYDKLEDMNMWIKNLANC, encoded by the coding sequence ATGAATCAAAGTGCTTCCACCATTCTTATCGAGGAAGGTAATTTTTTTCTAGAAGTTTATCTTGACCCTTTTAATAAAAGGATACGAATTGACGATTACCGCGGCAATATTCATTTAGCGCTCGAAAAAGCGGAAGAATTAGCCCGTACCCACAATGCGGAAAAATTAATTATGAAAGCTCGGTTAGAGGATTATTTACACCTTTATGAAAAAGGGTTACAGCCGGAAGCGATAGTTGATCGCTATTTTCTTGGTTCTGATGCTCACTTTTTTTCAAAGTTTTATAGTGCAGAACGAAAGAAGAGTGACCATTGGTTGACGGAGGATGGCATGATTCACAGCATTTATCAATTAGACACATCCCTTGATAAACCGTTTCCTCCTAAGGAGTATGAATTAAAGAAAGCAGATGAAGAATGTGCCGGGGAACTTGCAGGATTGTACCGCCAAGTTTTTAAAATCTATCCTACACCATTACATGACCCTGAATATGTGAAAAAGACGATGAAGGAAGGGACTGTTTATTACGTTTTCTTTTATCAGGGGAAAGTTGTCAGTGCCGCTTCGGCAGAAGTGAATTCTTTTTATAAAAATGCAGAATTAACCGATTGTGCTACCTTAAAGGAACATCGGAAATATGGGTTGATGAAAATTCTTCTCCGTGAGTTAGAGGGTGAACTGAAAAGGCAAGGGATATTCTGTGCCTATTCGATCGCGAGGAGTTTATCCTTTGGAATGAATGCGGTGCTGTACCAGCTTGGATATAAGTATCGTGGACGCTTCATAAATAACTGCTATATTTACGACAAGTTAGAGGATATGAATATGTGGATAAAGAATCTGGCAAACTGCTAA
- a CDS encoding sigma 54-interacting transcriptional regulator, with amino-acid sequence MVQLTALTQEVLSAILKTIDEGIHVVNTEGKTIFYNEVAARHDGMDVKEVQGKHLIDAFPSLTENSSTLLRVIKTGKPIYNQTQVYVNMHGTRIDTINTTLPIFVDKEIIGAVEIAKDYSRMKQLAESLLDLQKNVNKNSKKKTLKNVKYTLDDLKTVNPTFQNMKNEARKLAKSDSPILVYGESGTGKELFVQGIHHASLRGDGPFIAQNCAAIPETLLESILFGTAKGSYTGAVERKGLFELADGGTLFLDELHTMPIELQAKLLRVLEDGMIRRVGSAQNIAVEVRVIAAMNVHPNTALQNQKLRSDLYYRLNVFTFSLLPIRDRKEDILFLTHYFITFFNQKLHKRIKGAEKKLESFFMSHPWPGNVRELKHCIEYMMNVCEGEFLRMDDLPIMMKQQAAPSEKVDKDLSLRKNMEVLEKQLIDKALNLTDGNINQAAKLLEIPRQTLQYKIKKIKD; translated from the coding sequence ATGGTTCAATTAACAGCATTAACCCAAGAAGTTCTCTCAGCCATTTTAAAAACCATCGATGAAGGAATTCATGTAGTCAATACAGAGGGTAAAACGATTTTTTATAATGAAGTTGCGGCAAGACATGATGGTATGGATGTAAAGGAAGTACAAGGAAAACATCTGATAGACGCTTTTCCCTCCTTAACAGAGAATTCAAGCACTCTGCTCCGGGTGATTAAAACAGGGAAACCTATTTATAATCAGACACAGGTTTATGTCAATATGCATGGAACACGGATTGATACGATTAATACGACACTTCCAATTTTTGTAGACAAGGAGATTATTGGCGCAGTTGAGATTGCAAAGGATTATTCCCGGATGAAGCAATTAGCGGAAAGTCTCTTAGATTTACAAAAAAATGTAAATAAAAATAGTAAGAAAAAAACATTGAAGAACGTCAAGTATACGTTAGATGATTTAAAGACTGTTAATCCTACGTTTCAGAATATGAAGAACGAAGCTAGAAAGTTGGCAAAATCAGATTCCCCGATTCTGGTGTACGGAGAAAGCGGTACAGGTAAGGAGTTGTTTGTCCAAGGTATTCATCATGCATCCCTTCGTGGTGATGGTCCGTTCATTGCTCAAAACTGTGCAGCTATTCCCGAAACCCTGCTCGAAAGTATTCTTTTTGGAACAGCGAAAGGCAGTTATACAGGCGCTGTTGAGAGAAAAGGTCTATTCGAACTGGCAGATGGAGGGACACTGTTTCTAGATGAACTTCATACGATGCCGATTGAGCTTCAGGCTAAGTTGTTACGAGTTTTAGAGGATGGAATGATAAGAAGAGTTGGAAGCGCACAAAACATCGCTGTGGAAGTCCGTGTCATTGCAGCGATGAATGTCCATCCAAATACTGCCCTTCAAAATCAAAAGCTCCGCTCAGATCTTTATTACCGTTTGAATGTGTTTACTTTTTCACTGCTGCCTATTAGAGATCGCAAAGAGGATATCCTGTTCCTGACCCACTATTTTATTACGTTTTTTAATCAGAAATTGCATAAAAGGATTAAAGGAGCAGAAAAGAAATTGGAAAGCTTTTTTATGAGTCATCCTTGGCCGGGTAATGTACGGGAATTAAAGCATTGTATTGAATACATGATGAATGTGTGCGAGGGAGAATTCCTTCGTATGGATGACTTGCCTATTATGATGAAGCAGCAGGCGGCACCAAGTGAAAAAGTCGATAAAGATCTCTCCTTAAGAAAAAATATGGAAGTGTTAGAAAAACAACTTATTGACAAGGCACTTAATTTGACAGATGGAAACATAAACCAAGCGGCCAAGCTATTGGAAATTCCAAGGCAAACACTGCAATACAAAATCAAAAAGATAAAGGATTAG
- the ablA gene encoding lysine 2,3-aminomutase: MKHTLYKPNRHWKDIELWKDVTEEQWNDWLWQLTNTIRTLEDLKKVINLTPDEEEGVRISTKTIPLNITPYYASLMNPDDPRCPIRMQSVPISKEIHKTKYDLEDPLYEDEDSPVPGLTHRYPDRVLFLVTNQCSMYCRYCTRRRFSGQIGMGVPKKQLDAAINYIRQTPQVRDVLISGGDGLLINDTILEYILKNLREIDHVEIIRIGTRAPVVFPQRITENLCNILKKYHPIWLNTHFNTSIEITEESKKACEMLANSGVPVGNQSVILAGINDSVPIMKKLMHDLVKIRVRPYYIYQCDLSEGIGHFRAPVSKGLEIIEGLRGHTSGYAVPTFVLDGPGGGGKISLQPNYLISQSAEKVVLRNFEGVITSYPEPENYKPGTAEGYFKEIYPDMEEKRSNIGIAGIMNDQHFNLVPEGLTRLNRRKEYHQDPTHSSLKDKRSKRDVLKEKKFQALQNKPAPTEKTDSDGDSALKE, encoded by the coding sequence ATGAAACATACATTATACAAGCCGAATCGGCATTGGAAAGATATAGAGCTTTGGAAGGATGTAACAGAGGAGCAATGGAATGATTGGCTCTGGCAGTTAACAAACACCATTCGGACATTGGAGGATTTAAAAAAGGTAATTAACTTAACTCCAGATGAAGAAGAAGGAGTTAGAATCTCAACAAAAACAATTCCATTAAATATTACACCCTATTATGCTTCACTCATGAACCCTGATGATCCACGCTGCCCAATTCGGATGCAATCTGTTCCGATTTCTAAAGAAATTCATAAGACGAAATATGATCTTGAAGATCCCCTTTATGAAGATGAAGATTCACCAGTACCAGGTTTAACACATCGTTACCCAGATCGCGTTCTATTTCTTGTCACCAATCAATGTTCGATGTACTGCCGCTACTGTACGAGAAGACGATTCTCAGGACAAATAGGGATGGGTGTCCCGAAGAAACAGCTGGATGCAGCAATAAACTATATCCGGCAAACACCGCAAGTACGGGATGTGTTAATTTCTGGCGGAGATGGGCTGCTCATTAATGATACGATCCTTGAATATATTTTGAAAAATCTTCGTGAAATTGATCATGTTGAAATTATTCGAATCGGTACAAGAGCACCTGTGGTCTTCCCGCAAAGAATCACTGAAAATCTCTGTAACATCTTAAAGAAATATCATCCAATTTGGCTGAATACTCATTTTAATACATCGATCGAAATAACCGAGGAATCCAAGAAGGCCTGTGAAATGCTTGCTAATTCAGGTGTCCCTGTTGGAAATCAATCGGTCATCCTCGCAGGTATCAACGACAGTGTTCCAATTATGAAAAAGCTGATGCATGACCTCGTGAAAATCCGGGTTCGCCCTTATTATATATATCAATGTGACCTTTCTGAAGGAATTGGCCATTTCCGGGCACCTGTTTCCAAAGGGCTTGAAATTATTGAGGGACTACGTGGACATACAAGCGGTTATGCGGTGCCAACTTTTGTGCTAGACGGTCCAGGTGGTGGCGGGAAAATTTCACTTCAGCCTAATTATTTAATCTCACAAAGTGCAGAAAAGGTTGTCCTCAGGAACTTTGAAGGAGTGATTACCTCTTATCCAGAACCAGAAAATTATAAACCAGGTACAGCAGAGGGCTATTTCAAAGAGATTTACCCAGATATGGAGGAAAAACGATCGAATATTGGAATCGCAGGAATCATGAATGACCAGCATTTCAATCTAGTTCCAGAGGGCTTAACAAGATTAAATCGCCGAAAAGAATATCATCAAGATCCTACCCATTCATCACTGAAGGATAAACGAAGTAAGCGTGATGTATTGAAGGAAAAGAAATTTCAGGCACTTCAAAACAAACCGGCACCTACAGAAAAAACAGATTCTGATGGTGACTCCGCACTGAAGGAATAG
- a CDS encoding YokU family protein, translating into MKMELVCEWCGSAAKNGENTVYWELPDGTRAIQIEGTPAVVCDKCNMVYQTDETTKAIEDQLFLIDTKKIGKSITYEELMALPRLLKRNYFDFTS; encoded by the coding sequence ATGAAGATGGAATTAGTATGTGAATGGTGCGGGAGTGCAGCCAAAAATGGGGAGAATACCGTCTATTGGGAACTTCCTGACGGCACAAGAGCCATTCAAATAGAAGGAACCCCCGCAGTGGTTTGCGATAAATGTAACATGGTCTATCAAACAGATGAAACAACTAAAGCCATTGAAGACCAACTGTTTTTAATTGATACGAAAAAAATTGGTAAAAGCATCACTTATGAAGAGTTAATGGCATTGCCTAGACTCTTAAAAAGGAACTATTTTGATTTTACCTCATAA